TCCGTCAGTTGTATGATCGTTTCAAGGCACTTCCGCGACTGTTCTATGCTGCTGTCAAGAACTGCCGATCCGTCGATACGGTTCCGAATCCTCTCCGTTCCTCCCTCGCCTCTTTCGATCTCGAAAAAGGGCAGCTTGACCCCCGCCACGTTCCTGGTTCCCGCGCTGACGGTGAAGGGCATCGCCGTAAGGGCCATTTCCTTCTCCAGGGGAACCTTTCCATGATAGCCCGACGCGATGGAGTAGGCCTTGTAGGCCTCGGCAAATTCCGCGAGGAGCTGCTCCCGGACGGCGGCGCATTCCTTGACCGTCTGCAGAAATTCCATGATCAGGAGGGAAAGCCGGTCCTTCACGATTTTCTGAATACGCTTTGCAAGCCTCTGCCGCCGCTTCAGGCGGGCCAGCTCCATCTTTGTCGGTCGCGTTACCTGTATCTTGACAGCCATAAACCGTTGTTCCGCCTTTCACCATATCCCCGCCGGGAGGTCATCCCTTCTTCGGCAGGTACCGGTCAATGTACTCCTGCCGGATGAGCTTCAGATCCTCAACAGGCAGCACGGAAAAGAGATTCCAGCCGATCCCCAGGGTCTCCTCTACGGAGCGCCGTTCGAACTCTCCCTGGGAAATGAACTCCTTTTCGAAGCGTTCTGATACTTCGAGATAGGTCTTGTCCCGGTCGCTCAGGGCTTCTGAGCCGATCACTGTGGATATTTCACGAAGATAGTTGCCTTCGGCGTACATGGCGTAGGACTGCATGAAGACATTGTTGTGGTCCTCCCGAGTGTTCCCTTCGCCGATGCCTTCCTTCATCATTCTCGAGAGGGAGAGGAAGACGTCGATGGGCGGATATATGCGTTTCCGCTCCAGTGCCCTGGAGAGAACGATCTGGCCTTCGGTGATGTAGCCCGTCAGATCGGCGATGGGGTGGGTGATGTCATCATCGGGCATGGTCAGTATGGGAAGAATGGTAACCGAACCCTCTTTCCCCTCGATTCGGCCCGCCCGCTCATAGAGTGACGCCAGGTCGGTGTACATGTATCCGGGATATCCACGCCTGCTCGGTATCTCGCCGCGCATGGCCGCCAGTTCCCGCAGGGCGTCACAGTAGTTGGTGATGTCCGTCAGGATGACCAGGACGTGCATGTTCCGCTCCCAGGCAAGGTACTCGGCCGCCGTCAGCGCCAGTCGAGGGGTTGAAAGCCGCTCGATGACCGGTGACGACGCGGTATTGATGAAAGCCACGGCACGGCTCAAGGCACCTGTTTCTTCGAGATTGGAAATGAAGTAGCCCGCGTCATCGTAGCTGACACCGATGGCCCCGAAGACAATAGCGAACTCCTCCGCCTTGCCCTTCAGGGACGCCTGCCGCAGAATCTGTGCCGCAATCTTGTTGTGGGGAAG
This genomic interval from Syntrophales bacterium contains the following:
- a CDS encoding V-type ATP synthase subunit D, translating into MAVKIQVTRPTKMELARLKRRQRLAKRIQKIVKDRLSLLIMEFLQTVKECAAVREQLLAEFAEAYKAYSIASGYHGKVPLEKEMALTAMPFTVSAGTRNVAGVKLPFFEIERGEGGTERIRNRIDGSAVLDSSIEQSRKCLETIIQLTELQNSLDLLGTEINKVKRVNNALEFIVIPALDVTIRYLNMKFEERDREETARLKYVKQLLERKEAHAY
- a CDS encoding V-type ATP synthase subunit B, with translation MEAPQLFTRQTKAIAVARRSLLVIESIPGIRYDEVVDVQLGNGELRTGQVIEVGKETTVVQVFGGVSEVDLLESKVIYKGETLKLPVSPDILGRIFDGSGNPIDGGPPIVSDAYLDINGIPANPASRIPPAEFIETGISAMDGLNVLVRGQKLPIFSGSGLPHNKIAAQILRQASLKGKAEEFAIVFGAIGVSYDDAGYFISNLEETGALSRAVAFINTASSPVIERLSTPRLALTAAEYLAWERNMHVLVILTDITNYCDALRELAAMRGEIPSRRGYPGYMYTDLASLYERAGRIEGKEGSVTILPILTMPDDDITHPIADLTGYITEGQIVLSRALERKRIYPPIDVFLSLSRMMKEGIGEGNTREDHNNVFMQSYAMYAEGNYLREISTVIGSEALSDRDKTYLEVSERFEKEFISQGEFERRSVEETLGIGWNLFSVLPVEDLKLIRQEYIDRYLPKKG